The Dictyoglomus sp. NZ13-RE01 sequence AGAGGCGATCCTACTTTCTGGATTAGATAATGATGTGAATATAATAAGAAACAAGCTTGAAAACCTAATTGATAAAGGTTATGCATTGGAGAAATTTAGAGAAATGATTATATCCCAAGGTGGGGATCCAAATGTTATAGAAAACTACAAATTATTCCCTCAGGCAAAAATACAAAAGGATATCTTCTCAAGAGAAGAAGGATATATAACAAAATTGGATGCATACTTAATTGCTCAATGTGTAATTGCTTTAGGTGCTGGTAGGAGTAAAAAAGATGATGTTATTGATCTATCTGTAGGGGTTAAGATTCATAAGAAATTAGGTGAGAAAATAGAAAAGAATGAGCCAATTGTTACTTTTTACGCAAACGATCCTAATAAACTGGACTTGGCGGAAGAACTGTTTAAAGAAGCCTTTAGTATTGGAGAGATACCTCCTGCTAAGGAGCCTTTAATCTTAGATATAATAAAATAGGAGGTACTTAATTGATGATATTTGATATCTCAAGCATACAAGAATTTATATGGAGAATTACCGCCGTATTAATTGCTATAACAATTCATGAGTATTTTCATGGAAAAGTTGCAGAATGGGAAGGAGATCCCACTCCAAGACTTTCAGGAAGACTATCATTAAATCCATTAGCCCATATAGATATAATTGGATTTCTTATGTTGATTTTATTTAGGTTTGGATGGGCAAAACCTGTTCCCGTTAACTTCTACAACCTAAAAAGGGGAAGAAAAAGTGTAATTTTAGTATCCTTGGCAGGCCCTTTATCTAACATAATATTAGCATTTTTACTAAGTATATTTTGGAAATTTGACCTATCTCTACCTGTTAATTTTGTAAGATTCGTAGTTGAGCTTGCCATTTTAAACCTTTATTTAGGTATTTTTAACCTTATCCCTATACCACCCTTAGATGGTTCTCACATTTTAGAATCTATTCTTCCATACAAATATAGGCATTTTTATGATATGTTAAGTTACTATAGTTTTTTTATTCTTATTTTTTTAATCTTGACAGGAATACTTTTTAGGATCATATATCCTATATTAAACTTTTTCATATATCTATTGGGACTTTATTGATATAATTTATGCTATAAATTTGGGAGGAGTTTATAGTTATGAAGGATGGAAGAATCTTAAGTGGTATGAGACCAACAGGAAAATTACATTTAGGGCATTGGTTAGGGGTATTAGATAATTGGGTAAAGTTGCAAGATGCATACGAATGCTATTTTGAAATAGCGGACTGGCATGCCTTAACTACACATTATAGAGAAACAGAAAGCATAAAAGACAATATCTTTCAGATGACATGCGATTGGTTAGCTGTTGGAATAGACCCAAATAAGAGTGTAATCTTTAGACAGTCTGATATTACTGAACACAGTGAATTATTTTTATTATTTTCAATGTTTGTTCCTCTTCCCTGGCTTGAGAGAAATCCTACTTATAAGGAACAATTAAGAGAGATGGAGGGAAGAGATTTATTTACCTATGGATTTTTAGGATATCCTGTACTTCAAGCTGCTGATATTTTAATTTATAGAGCGGATACAGTTCCAGTTGGAGAGGATCAATTGCCTCACTTGGAGTTAACAAGGGAAATAGCAAGAAGATTTAATTATTTTTATAAACCTATATTTCCTGAACCACAAGCAAAGCTTTCTGAAGTACCTGCCTTAATAGGAACCGATGGTAGGAAAATGCATAAGAGTTATGGAAATACCATTCCATTAGATACTGAGGAAGAGGAATTAAAAAAGATAGTAAGAAATATGGTAACTGATCCAGCCCGAATAAGAAGAAATGATCCAGGACATCCGGAGGTATGTCCTGTTTTTGCATATCACAAAATCTTCAATAAAGAAGAAGTAAACTATATAGAAAACGCATGTAGAACTGCAGAAATTGGCTGTGTGGATTGTAAGATGAAATTGTTTGAAAAACTAAATGCTTATATGTCCCCAGTAAGGGAAAAGAGAAGGGAATATACAAAACATCCTGATTTGGTGTGGGACATAATAAGGGAAGGAAATAAGAAAGCCAGAGGAGAAGCACAAAAAACAATGGAACTTGTACGTGAGGCAATGGGGCTGAGAATTTGGAAATAATAGTAAATCCTTTCTATAAAATTAAAGATATAATTAAGACAGTAGACGTCCAGTCTTTCCCTTTAAAAAGGTTAGTTGAGCAATATAAAGATTTAGGAAAAGAAAAATGGAAAGATTTGGAGCTAACCTCGTACTTTTTGGATACTGCTTTAGATATTTTAGATATAAAGATGAAATTTTTTTTTTGCACAGAATGCGAATGAATTGGAAGTTTTTGAAGAAGAAAAGAAAGTGGCCTTAGAATCTAATTGGCAGGAAATAAAGAGGTATTTGGAGGTACAAGAGGAAAAAGGAATAAGGGTCTTTTGGAGAAGAAGAAAAAAAGAATTTTATCTAAAAGAGGATGAAAAAATTAACATTACTCAAGTTTACTTATCTTGGAAGTACAAAAATAAGTTCTTATTAAATAATTTTAGTTTTCCTAAAGACGAACTAAATTTGGAAGAAAAGATAAACAAAATAATAAATTATGATAAAATTAGATTCAGTTTTCGAGAATTAACTTATGGTTTAAAGAAAAGAGAGATTGTTTATTATTTTCTTGCGGTTTGTCAATTAGTAAGTGAAGGAAGACTTAAAGTATATCAGGACAAATTTTGTGGAGATATAGTATTGGAGAAGATTCTTGAGCATGCAAGATTATGATGAATTTTTAAAGAAAGCTATAGAAGCTATTTTATTTGTCTCCGAAAAAGGAGTTAGCATATCAGAATTGTCTAAAATTTTAAATATTAGTGAAGAGAAAGCCTTATCTTTTATGGATGATTTAATTAGAGAATATGAAAATAGAGGTATAAATATCTATAAAATTAATGGAAAATATGAGATGGGCACCTCCCCTATGGTCTCTTCCATTATTGCTAAATTTTTAGAAGATAAAAGAGAGAAATTGAGTAAACCTGCATTAGAGACTTTAGCTATAATTTATTATCATCAGCCAATAACAAAGGCTGAAATTGAGGAGCTTAGAGGAGTAAATTGCGATGGAGTAATAAATCAATTATTAGAAAGAGGATTAATTAAGATTGTAGGAAGAAAAGAAACTATTGGAAGACCTTTCCTTTATGGGGTTACAGAAAACTTCTATAAATATTTTCTTATTGAGGACGAAAAATGCAAACTTTAGGAGAAATTTTTAAAAAGGAAAGAGAAAGACAAAACAAAAGCATAAAAGAAATAGCAAATATTTTAAAGGTTAGTGCAAGATATTTGATTGCTATTGAGGAAGATAAACTTGATGAAATTGATGTAGCAGATATTTATAAAAAAGGAATAATAAGAAATTATGCGCGTTATTTAGGAATTGATGAGAATGAGGCAATTTCGTTATATGAAACCCAATATCAAAAACCAATTATTCAAGAAATAAAGAAAGTAGAAAGAAAGCAAAAGTCATTTGTTTATTTAATATACGGCATAGTATTTGTTATAATAATAATATCCTTTTACCTTATTTATAAAAGTTCTAAAAGCGTTCCTCCTGAAGTTCCAAAAACATTTACTTATACATATACTTATACATACAATGAGACTTATACCGAGCAAGAAAAAGAAACTTATACTGCTTCCCAGGTAGAAGTATTAACACCAACTATTAAGGTAAAAGCCTATGATAGATGTTGGGTTAGAGTAAGTTATGATAATAAAGTGGTTTTTGAAGGAACTTTAAAAAGTGGTGATGAATTCACATGGACATATCCATATTTAGAATTTTATGTGGGTAATGCGGGAGGAATTGAAATTTTTTATAATGATAAATCTATTGGAATATTAGGAAAGAAAGGAGAAGTAAAAAAGGTAAAAGTTCCATGAAGAAGGCAAGAATAATATCTTTAGGATGTGCAAAAAATCTTGTAGATACAGAAAGGCTTATGTATGCTCTAAAAGAGCAAGGCTATGATTTTACCCCTTTTGAGGAAGAGGCGGATTTGATCTTAGTGAATACTTGTGCATTCATTGCTCCAGCTTGTGAAGAAGCTGAGGAGAATATAAAAAGTTTAGAGAAATTCAAAAAAGAGGGAAAAGAACTAATCGTATGCGGTTGTTATGTGGAGAGATACAAAGAAAAAATAAAAGAAAAATTCCCCTTTGTTGACAAATTTCTTGATTTAAAATCCTACGAAAATCTTGGAATAAAAGAGGATAAAAGGTTTAGAGTAACCCCAAAACATTGGTCCTATGTAAAGATTTCCGAAGGATGTATCAACTTTTGTAGCTATTGTACCATTCCATATATAAGAGGTCCATTAAGAAGTAGACCTATAGAAAACATTGAGAAGGAAATTAAAGAATTAGTTCACGATCAAGTAAAAGAGATCATTCTCATTGCTCAAGATACCACAAGATATGGAGAAGATTTATATGGAAAGCCTTCTTTATTGGATCTTTTAAAGGTTATTGAAGGATTAAAAGGGGACTTTTTTGTAAGAATTTTATATATGTATCCAACAAGACTTACCCAAGAGCTTTTATCTTTTATTAAATCTTCAGATAGGATTGTTCCTTACTTTGATATCCCATTACAGCATGTTAATGATAAAATCTTGAAGCTTATGAGAAGAACTTATTCAAAGGATGATATTATAAAATTATATTTAAATATTAGAGAAACTTTTCCAGAAAGTGTTATAAGAACCACATTTATCGTAGGATTTCCAGGAGAAGAAGAGGAAGATTTCAATGAACTTTTATATTTCATTGAAAAATTTACCTTTGAAAGGTTAGGAGCCTTTACATATTATCCAGAGGAAGGAACATTAGCTTATAATTTTGATAATAAAGTACCTGAAGAGATTAAAAAGCAGAGGCTTGATTTGTTAATGACAAAACAGCAAAAAATATCCAAAAAACTCAATAATAATCTTTTAGGAAAGGAATTTGAAGTTTTTATTGAAGGAAAAATAAGAAATGGATATTTGGCAAGAAGCTGGAGAGAAGCGCCAGAGGTAGATCCTTTTATCATTATAAAAGATAGTAATCGAAAATTTAATGTAGGGGATAAATTGAAAGTAAAGATAGAAAAGGCAGGTATATATGATCTATGGGGAAAAGTCATTTAATTCCTAATTACTTAACAGCTCTCAGAATAATATTAACTTTTCCTATAGTAATACTTCTGCTCCTTGGAAATTACGAATTAATAGCTGGAATCATATTTCTTATCGCCATATTTACTGATTATTTGGATGGAAAAATTGCAAGGGCTTATAATCAAGTCTCCAACTTAGGTAAATTTTTAGACCCATTGGCAGATAAAATACTGGTTCTAAGTATTTTAATTGTTCTTGTAGAAAAAAATATGATCTCTTCTTTAATTCCTATAATTATTCTTACAAGAGAATTTGCTGTATCAGGATTAAGAATGGTGCTTGCCCAAAAAGGTATTGTCCTTTCTGCGTTAAAAGAAGGTAAAGTAAAAACTGCTCTTCAAAACCTCTCTCTTATTTTCTATCTTTTTAAAATACCTGCGAAGGAATATATACTTGTCTTAGCTCTTCTCATTACCATATATTCAGGTATTACATATTTTGTTAAAAACTGGAAGTATTTATCGGAGTAAGTATATGAAGAGATTATTTATTGCTATTGATTTGCCTTTTGAAATAAAGAAGAAGATTGATGAATGTAAAAAAACATTAGAGGTAAATATTAAGCATGGAGTAAAGTGGGTCGAATTAGAAAATTATCATTTTACTATAAAGTTCTTAGGAGAAACTCAAGAAGAAAAGATAGAATCTATTAGTAAAATAATAGAAGAAATCTCATCAGAATTTAAACCTTTCTATATCTCTTTTAAAGAATTAGGAGTTTTTCCTAATTTTAAAAACCCAAGAGTTATATGGATAGGAATTGATGAAGGATTAGATGAGATGCAAAATATATTTAATACATTAGAAAAAAGAATAACAAAGCTTGGTTTTCCAAAAGATGAAAAGGAGTTTTCTCCCCACTTAACCTTAGGAAGAGTAAAAGAAAGATTAAAGTGGAAAGAAGATTGGAAGATTGATATTCCAGAAATAAGATTTTTAGCTATTGAGTTAACTCTTTTTGAAAGCCAATTATCTTCTCAAGGACCAACTTATATACCTTTATACCGCAGTAAATTCAAGAAAAATGGCTAAAAAAGATAAAAATCGAAGAAAAAAGCAATTTTATTTAAAATCACTCTAAAAAACAAGAAAAATATCCTAAAAATTCCAAATTTCTCCATAAAAACTCTTGCTAAATTTGAAACTTAGTGATAAAATCTCTTTCGTAAAAATTTCAGAAAGGGGGCGAGACCAAAGTGAAAATAACAGGGAAGTCTCTGGGGAGACATATTTTAGCGGAGATGTATAACTGCAATAGAGAGGTACTAAATGATCTACAAAAAATAAAAGAGATCATGACAAAAGCTGCAATAATCGCAGGTGCAGAAGTAGTGGAAGTAGTATTTCATCAATTTAATCCTTATGGAGTAAGTGGAGTAGTTGTTATCTCTGAATCGCACCTGGCTATTCATACATGGCCAGAATACGGATTTGTAGCAGCTGATTTATTTACCTGCGGAGATCATGTAGATCCCTGGAAGGCTTTTGAGTATTTGCAAAGTGAGCTTCAGGCAGAACAAGTTATGACTTTTGAAGCAAAAAGAGGTGTTCTGCCTTTAGATGCAGATCAATTTTCCTATAAGCCTTATAAGAATGAGAAAGTTGAGGAAAAGGAAAAGGTAGGTTGACTAAAATTTATTAAAGATAGGTGGAATAAAAATGAATGCTTACTGGTTGATTGAAAAAAACCATCCCAGTGAGATTCACTGGCATGGAATAGAGAAATTTATTTATGTAGACGAAACGCCATACCAAAAGGTTGAAATAATTGAAAGTCCTTTCTATGGTGTTTGCTTAGTATTAGATGGTAGGATTCAGTCCAGTGAAAAGGACGAGTTTATCTACCATGAGGCGTTAGTCCACCCAGCTATGATTTTACATCCGTCTCCTCAGAGAGTATTAATTTTAGGTGGAGGAGAAGGAGCCACTTTAAGAGAGGTATTAAAATATAAGGAAGTAGAAAAGGCTGTAATGGTTGATATAGATGAAAAAGTAGTAAAAATATCCCAGGAATTTCTCAAAAGTTGGCACAAAAACTCTTTTTTTGATAAAAGAGTAAGTTTACTTTTCAGAGATGCAAGGGCTTTCTTAGAAGAAACCGATGAAAAATTTGACGTAATAATAAGTGATCTTTCAGAGCCAATGGCAGGTAGTCCATCAGTTAAATTATTTACTTATGAGTTTTACAATATCGTAAAGAACCATTTAACTGAAAATGGTATTTTTGTAATGCAAGCTAGTACTTCTCATCACTTAAAATTGAAATTTCATTCTGTCATGAGTTCTACTTTGAGAAATATATTTGGGATGGTATTTTCTTATCAAGCTTATGTTCCAGTGTATGATTTCATATGGAGTTTTATATTTGCCAGTGATAAAATAAACCCAAAGGAATTTTCAGAGGATTATATTAATAAAAGATTAGAAGAAAAGAATATTATTGATTTAAGATTTTATGATGGTGAAACT is a genomic window containing:
- the trpS gene encoding tryptophan--tRNA ligase; this encodes MKDGRILSGMRPTGKLHLGHWLGVLDNWVKLQDAYECYFEIADWHALTTHYRETESIKDNIFQMTCDWLAVGIDPNKSVIFRQSDITEHSELFLLFSMFVPLPWLERNPTYKEQLREMEGRDLFTYGFLGYPVLQAADILIYRADTVPVGEDQLPHLELTREIARRFNYFYKPIFPEPQAKLSEVPALIGTDGRKMHKSYGNTIPLDTEEEELKKIVRNMVTDPARIRRNDPGHPEVCPVFAYHKIFNKEEVNYIENACRTAEIGCVDCKMKLFEKLNAYMSPVREKRREYTKHPDLVWDIIREGNKKARGEAQKTMELVREAMGLRIWK
- a CDS encoding transcriptional regulator, producing the protein MQTLGEIFKKERERQNKSIKEIANILKVSARYLIAIEEDKLDEIDVADIYKKGIIRNYARYLGIDENEAISLYETQYQKPIIQEIKKVERKQKSFVYLIYGIVFVIIIISFYLIYKSSKSVPPEVPKTFTYTYTYTYNETYTEQEKETYTASQVEVLTPTIKVKAYDRCWVRVSYDNKVVFEGTLKSGDEFTWTYPYLEFYVGNAGGIEIFYNDKSIGILGKKGEVKKVKVP
- a CDS encoding spermidine synthase, producing the protein MNAYWLIEKNHPSEIHWHGIEKFIYVDETPYQKVEIIESPFYGVCLVLDGRIQSSEKDEFIYHEALVHPAMILHPSPQRVLILGGGEGATLREVLKYKEVEKAVMVDIDEKVVKISQEFLKSWHKNSFFDKRVSLLFRDARAFLEETDEKFDVIISDLSEPMAGSPSVKLFTYEFYNIVKNHLTENGIFVMQASTSHHLKLKFHSVMSSTLRNIFGMVFSYQAYVPVYDFIWSFIFASDKINPKEFSEDYINKRLEEKNIIDLRFYDGETHKMMFSLPKHVREIIEKENTVAYDSNPLYMVED
- the rimO gene encoding 30S ribosomal protein S12 methylthiotransferase RimO, which gives rise to MKKARIISLGCAKNLVDTERLMYALKEQGYDFTPFEEEADLILVNTCAFIAPACEEAEENIKSLEKFKKEGKELIVCGCYVERYKEKIKEKFPFVDKFLDLKSYENLGIKEDKRFRVTPKHWSYVKISEGCINFCSYCTIPYIRGPLRSRPIENIEKEIKELVHDQVKEIILIAQDTTRYGEDLYGKPSLLDLLKVIEGLKGDFFVRILYMYPTRLTQELLSFIKSSDRIVPYFDIPLQHVNDKILKLMRRTYSKDDIIKLYLNIRETFPESVIRTTFIVGFPGEEEEDFNELLYFIEKFTFERLGAFTYYPEEGTLAYNFDNKVPEEIKKQRLDLLMTKQQKISKKLNNNLLGKEFEVFIEGKIRNGYLARSWREAPEVDPFIIIKDSNRKFNVGDKLKVKIEKAGIYDLWGKVI
- a CDS encoding S-adenosylmethionine decarboxylase proenzyme (Decarboxylation of S-adenosylmethionine provides the aminopropyl moiety required for spermidine biosynthesis from putrescine), with amino-acid sequence MKITGKSLGRHILAEMYNCNREVLNDLQKIKEIMTKAAIIAGAEVVEVVFHQFNPYGVSGVVVISESHLAIHTWPEYGFVAADLFTCGDHVDPWKAFEYLQSELQAEQVMTFEAKRGVLPLDADQFSYKPYKNEKVEEKEKVG
- the scpB gene encoding SMC-Scp complex subunit ScpB translates to MQDYDEFLKKAIEAILFVSEKGVSISELSKILNISEEKALSFMDDLIREYENRGINIYKINGKYEMGTSPMVSSIIAKFLEDKREKLSKPALETLAIIYYHQPITKAEIEELRGVNCDGVINQLLERGLIKIVGRKETIGRPFLYGVTENFYKYFLIEDEKCKL
- a CDS encoding peptidase, giving the protein MIFDISSIQEFIWRITAVLIAITIHEYFHGKVAEWEGDPTPRLSGRLSLNPLAHIDIIGFLMLILFRFGWAKPVPVNFYNLKRGRKSVILVSLAGPLSNIILAFLLSIFWKFDLSLPVNFVRFVVELAILNLYLGIFNLIPIPPLDGSHILESILPYKYRHFYDMLSYYSFFILIFLILTGILFRIIYPILNFFIYLLGLY
- the pgsA gene encoding CDP-diacylglycerol--glycerol-3-phosphate 3-phosphatidyltransferase yields the protein MGKSHLIPNYLTALRIILTFPIVILLLLGNYELIAGIIFLIAIFTDYLDGKIARAYNQVSNLGKFLDPLADKILVLSILIVLVEKNMISSLIPIIILTREFAVSGLRMVLAQKGIVLSALKEGKVKTALQNLSLIFYLFKIPAKEYILVLALLITIYSGITYFVKNWKYLSE
- a CDS encoding RNA 2',3'-cyclic phosphodiesterase, with product MKRLFIAIDLPFEIKKKIDECKKTLEVNIKHGVKWVELENYHFTIKFLGETQEEKIESISKIIEEISSEFKPFYISFKELGVFPNFKNPRVIWIGIDEGLDEMQNIFNTLEKRITKLGFPKDEKEFSPHLTLGRVKERLKWKEDWKIDIPEIRFLAIELTLFESQLSSQGPTYIPLYRSKFKKNG